In one Populus nigra chromosome 12, ddPopNigr1.1, whole genome shotgun sequence genomic region, the following are encoded:
- the LOC133669084 gene encoding germin-like protein subfamily 1 member 16: protein MEGLKFVLVFVVLALASSFASASDPGPLQDFCVAIKETDGVFVNGKFCKDPEQVAANDFFFPGLNVPRDTSSPVGSNVTAVNVAQIPGLNTLGISFARIDFAPHGGLNPPHTHPRATEILVVVEGTLYVGFVTSNLANGDNRLITKVLNPGDVFVFPVGLIHFQLNVGKTNAVAFASLSSQNPGVITIAKAVFGADPPINPNVLTKAFQVDKKVVDYLQKQLWTDNNN from the exons ATGGAAGGACTCAAGTTTGTACTAGTTTTCGTCGTCCTGGCCTTGGCTTCTTCATTTGCCTCTGCCTCTGATCCTGGTCCGCTTCAGGACTTCTGTGTTGCCATCAAAGAAACCGACGGTG TGTTTGTGAACGGAAAGTTCTGCAAGGACCCAGAGCAAGTTGCTGCAAACGATTTCTTCTTTCCTGGACTCAACGTTCCTCGGGACACTTCCAGTCCAGTTGGTTCAAATGTCACTGCTGTCAATGTTGCTCAAATTCCAGGACTCAACACTCTTGGCATATCCTTCGCTCGCATTGATTTTGCACCACATGGTGGCCTGAACCCACCCCACACTCACCCTCGTGCCACTGAGATCCTAGTAGTGGTGGAGGGTACCCTCTATGTTGGTTTTGTCACATCTAACTTAGCTAACGGAGATAATCGCCTAATCACCAAGGTCTTAAATCCGGGAGATGTTTTTGTGTTCCCAGTCGGACTCATTCATTTCCAGCTCAATGTGGGAAAAACCAACGCCGTTGCATTCGCCAGTTTAAGCAGCCAGAACCCTGGTGTGATTACAATTGCAAAGGCAGTGTTTGGAGCAGATCCACCCATTAATCCTAATGTTCTAACCAAGGCCTTCCAAGTGGACAAGAAGGTAGTCGACTATCTTCAGAAACAACTCTGGACGGACAACAACAATTAG
- the LOC133669906 gene encoding uncharacterized protein LOC133669906 codes for MLRSIDCMHWKWEKCPIAWHGMYTGHCREPTIILEVVASQDLWIWHAFFGLPGSLNDINVLDRSPIFAALAEGRIAPVNYTINEHEYTMGYYLADRIYPNWSTFVKTIPRPLEEKKKYFASKQESVRKDVERAFRVLQSPCAIVRGPIRYWDEEMLTYIMKACIIMNNMIIEDEGAMNLGFDHEHKVNSFISVSHGEIPELHDFPQTHCRTLPRSRRRGDPSFVAGIDVGVFLL; via the coding sequence ATGTTAAGGAGCATTGACTGTATGCATTGGAAATGGGAGAAATGTCCAATTGCATGGCATGGGATGTATACTGGTCATTGTCGTGAACCAACTATAATTCTAGAGGTGGTGGCTTCACAAGATCTTTGGATATGGCATGCCTTTTTTGGATTGCCTGgatcattaaatgatattaatgttcTTGATCGATCACCTATCTTCGCTGCACTTGCTGAAGGTCGTATTGCTCCTgtcaattatacaattaatgAACATGAATATACAATGGGATACTATTTAGCAGATAGGATTTATCCTAATTGGTCAACCTTTGTTAAGACAATCCCAAGACcattagaagaaaagaaaaaatattttgcaagcaAGCAAGAGTCTGTAAGAAAGGATGTGGAGCGCGCATTTCGGGTGCTCCAATCTCCTTGTGCAATTGTACGTGGACCTATTCGATACTGGGATGAAGAAATGCTTACATATATTATGAAAGCTTGCATAATAATGAATAATATGATTATTGAGGATGAAGGAGCAATGAACCTTGGATTTGATCATGAACATAAAGTCAATTCCTTTATATCAGTGTCACATGGTGAAATACCAGAACTACATGATTTTCCTCAAACTCattgtcgcaccctcccgagatCTCGACGTCGAGGCGACCCATCCTTCGTAGCGGGGAttgatgttggggtctttctgttgtga
- the LOC133669298 gene encoding plant cysteine oxidase 2-like, which translates to MTIEATGEPRREPTAHVNRLGFAKRHAKKKRSKKTRKCAPTMALQDLYVSCKEVFKGPGTVPLHQDVKRLCHLLDNMKLEDFGLSCKLEFFNPKAAVRGTPRVTYTIVYECDKFSMCVFFLPATAVIPLHNHPGMTVFSKLLMGTMHVKSYDWVDPPATDEPDSPAQVRLAKLEADSVFTAPCHTSVLYPTTGGNIHQFTAITPCAVLDVLGPPYSNEDGRDCSYYKDFPYTAFPNGEMGLEEEGDYYSWLEEITMPENLQMFVIKYLGPQVDDSSS; encoded by the exons ATGACAATCGAAGCTACGGGGGAGCCAAGGAGAGAACCAACTGCACATGTAAACAGGCTTGGATTTGCCAAGAGGCATGCTAAGAAGAAGAGATCCAAGAAGACTAGAAAGTGTGCACCGACAATGGCACTGCAGGATCTGTATGTGTCGTGTAAAGAAGTGTTTAAAGGTCCTGGAACTGTTCCTTTGCATCAAGATGTCAAGAGACTCTGCCACTTGCTTG ATAACATGAAGCTTGAAGACTTCGGGCTAAGTTGCAAGCTGGAATTCTTCAATCCTAAAGCTGCAGTTAGAGGGACTCCAAGAGTCACTTACACAATTGTTTACGAGTGCGATAAGTTCTCG ATGTGTGTTTTCTTCCTTCCAGCAACTGCTGTCATCCCTCTCCATAACCATCCAGGAATGACGGTTTTTAGCAAACTTCTCATGGGAACAATGCacgtaaaatcatatgattggGTTGATCCTCCGGCTACAGATGAGCCTGACTCACCAGCCCAAG TGCGATTGGCAAAACTGGAAGCAGACAGTGTGTTTACAGCTCCTTGCCACACTTCGGTATTGTATCCAACAACAGGAGGGAATATCCATCAATTCACCGCCATTACACCTTGTGCAGTACTCGATGTGCTCGGACCTCCCTATTCTAACGAGGATGGTCGAGATTGCTCATACTACAAAGATTTTCCATACACTGCCTTCCCAA ATGGAGAGATGGGGTTGGAAGAAGAGGGTGACTATTACTCGTGGTTGGAGGAGATCACGATGCCTGAGAATTTACAAATGTTTGTGATTAAGTATTTAGGTCCGCAGGTTGATGATAGTAGTAGCTAG